GGCAATATCTGCCGCTCGCCAATGGCGGAAGCGGTGCTGCGACATAAAATTGTACAGCGTGGGCTGCAGGAAAAGATCAGCGTGGATTCTGCCGGCACAGGAGATTGGCATATCGGGAATGTTCCCCATGAAGGAACCCGAAAGCTGCTGGACAGCTGGCAAATCAGCTACGAAGGAATGGTTGCTCGCAAAGTGGTAAGCGAGGACCTCGTCAAGTTCGATTACGTCATCGGCATGGATGATTCTAATGTGGCAAATATGCGCAAGTTAGCGGGCGGCGAACAGGCTGCGATTCTGAAGTTTATGGATTTGCTGCCCGATGAAAAGCTGCGCGAAGTGCCGGATCCGTATTTCACTGGGAATTTTGATGAGGTGTACCGGCTTATTGATGCGGGGTGTGACATCTTACTGGACAAAATCATGAAAGAAAAGCTATAATCGATTCGAACAAGCGGTGAGTCCACCGCTTTTTTGACGAAAATCATTGAAAGCGATACCAAGAAGAACGGGCTGCCGAACATAAAAGATGAACAATGCACATTCCATAAAAAATGCGCGGTTGTTCATCTTTTTTTGAAGTGAAGCAACAGGAGTGGCATAACTTGTGATAACTATTGCTTCAAAGGTATTCTTTTTTGCTAACTGCTTTAAAGCGTAACATGTGAAGTCCCGGGTGGGACAGGCAATGAATTTTGCTGTAACAGGTCATTTATATAGCCAATGGATTTTGCCAATCTATCGATTAATCAAGGAAGTACATAAGAGCAGCAGGGAGCTCTTTTTG
Above is a window of Paenibacillus sp. FSL K6-1330 DNA encoding:
- a CDS encoding low molecular weight protein-tyrosine-phosphatase translates to MVSVLFVCLGNICRSPMAEAVLRHKIVQRGLQEKISVDSAGTGDWHIGNVPHEGTRKLLDSWQISYEGMVARKVVSEDLVKFDYVIGMDDSNVANMRKLAGGEQAAILKFMDLLPDEKLREVPDPYFTGNFDEVYRLIDAGCDILLDKIMKEKL